A window of Paenibacillus polygoni contains these coding sequences:
- the ppdK gene encoding pyruvate, phosphate dikinase translates to MKNKRVFLFHEGNASMRELLGGKGADLAEMTKAGLPVPYGFTITTASCRDYYTHLGHIPLTLIEEIRTALRSLEQTSNKRFGDPLNPLLLAVRSGAVTSMPGMMDTILNLGLTDETVEGFALATGDRRFALECYARFIQMYGHVAMDIENNAFSKILQQVNLESEAEHIGQLPIEKLEELISKYKQMILHRAKKSIPQNVEDQLIDAVRAIFRSWSNPRAKVYRKVHKIPEDQGTAVSVQEMIFGNRDETSGTGVLFTRDPSTGGNEMLGEYLPAAQGEEVVSGTRTPFGITYLKQTMPSVYEQLHEAASLLEELYGDIQDIEFTIEKGQLYILQTRNARRTAQAAMKAAVDYAEEGIITKEEALIRIEPEHLNQLLHQSIKVREEDEIIASGLPASPGAVSGQLVFDAETAESWASLGKRVILVRRETTPQDIHGVIAAEGLLTLRGGMTSHAAVVARGMGTPCVCGCEELELREDTKELICSNQIFREGDVISIDGGTGKVYAGEIELREPEISEELTRMLDWADEVKRMKVFANSDHPHEVRLARKWGAEGIGLCRTEHMFLSPSRLPLVQRVIVAGSNQERQEALQRLLPVQQSDFAEIFMEMDGLPVTIRLLDPPLHEFLPKLEVLEGRREHLKMITLDGDTDELEKVDRVIQKVKELKESNPMLGQRGARLGIVFPEIYDMQIEAIFRAALQCIHQGIKVMPEIMIPLIGHANELSVLRKLVDEVAEQVLREERIHCPYRVGTMIEVPRAALTASQIAEHADFFSFGTNDLTQMTLGYSRDDAERKFLNHYVEQKILPANPFEVLDQEGVGELIRIALEQGRSLKPELAAGICGEHAGERDSIFFFHNAGLDYISCSPYRVPFARIAAAQAQIQASNITKTSQGENKVSTTA, encoded by the coding sequence ATGAAGAACAAGCGGGTGTTTTTGTTTCATGAAGGAAACGCGTCTATGCGCGAGCTGCTCGGCGGTAAAGGTGCAGACCTGGCCGAAATGACAAAAGCTGGTTTACCAGTTCCCTATGGGTTCACGATCACGACAGCTTCCTGCAGAGATTATTATACTCACCTTGGTCATATCCCGCTTACACTTATTGAAGAGATTCGAACAGCACTTCGGTCTCTTGAGCAAACGTCAAACAAGCGCTTCGGTGATCCGCTGAACCCTCTTTTACTTGCGGTACGCTCAGGAGCGGTCACCTCTATGCCCGGCATGATGGATACCATTCTTAATTTAGGCCTCACGGATGAAACCGTAGAGGGCTTTGCTTTAGCCACAGGCGACCGAAGATTTGCACTGGAATGTTATGCAAGATTTATACAGATGTATGGTCATGTCGCTATGGACATCGAAAATAATGCGTTTTCTAAAATTCTTCAGCAGGTAAACCTTGAATCGGAAGCAGAACATATCGGACAGTTACCTATAGAAAAACTGGAGGAGCTAATTAGCAAATATAAACAAATGATTCTTCATCGTGCCAAAAAGTCGATCCCGCAAAACGTAGAAGACCAGTTAATTGATGCGGTACGGGCTATTTTCCGTTCCTGGTCAAATCCAAGGGCAAAGGTCTATCGCAAAGTTCATAAAATACCAGAAGATCAAGGCACGGCTGTAAGTGTACAGGAAATGATTTTTGGGAATCGGGATGAAACGAGCGGTACAGGGGTTCTATTTACGAGAGATCCTTCCACCGGCGGGAATGAGATGCTGGGTGAATACTTGCCTGCTGCTCAAGGAGAAGAAGTGGTATCGGGTACAAGAACTCCTTTTGGTATAACTTATCTCAAACAAACGATGCCGTCCGTATATGAACAGCTTCATGAAGCCGCTTCTTTATTAGAAGAGCTATATGGCGATATTCAAGATATTGAATTTACGATTGAGAAAGGTCAGCTCTACATATTACAGACGAGAAATGCAAGACGAACAGCACAAGCGGCTATGAAAGCAGCTGTTGATTATGCGGAAGAAGGGATTATTACTAAGGAAGAGGCACTGATTCGTATAGAGCCTGAACACTTGAATCAACTCCTTCATCAATCGATCAAGGTTAGAGAAGAAGATGAGATTATAGCCAGCGGACTACCTGCTTCTCCTGGCGCAGTAAGCGGTCAGCTCGTATTTGACGCAGAAACAGCTGAATCCTGGGCATCTCTTGGAAAAAGAGTAATTCTCGTGCGCAGAGAAACGACTCCGCAGGACATTCACGGTGTTATCGCAGCAGAAGGGCTTCTAACGCTCCGCGGCGGAATGACAAGTCATGCTGCGGTCGTGGCGAGAGGGATGGGAACCCCATGCGTATGTGGTTGTGAAGAGCTAGAACTTCGAGAGGATACCAAAGAGCTGATCTGCAGTAACCAAATCTTCCGGGAAGGAGATGTCATATCGATTGATGGCGGAACAGGAAAAGTATATGCCGGAGAAATCGAACTGAGAGAGCCTGAAATCTCTGAAGAATTAACACGGATGCTGGATTGGGCAGATGAAGTGAAGCGAATGAAAGTCTTTGCTAACAGTGATCACCCTCATGAAGTGAGACTCGCTCGTAAATGGGGAGCGGAAGGAATTGGATTATGCCGTACAGAGCATATGTTTTTATCTCCATCAAGACTTCCGCTGGTACAGAGAGTCATTGTTGCAGGGAGTAATCAAGAGCGTCAGGAAGCGCTCCAAAGACTACTACCTGTACAGCAATCGGATTTTGCGGAAATTTTCATGGAGATGGATGGACTGCCCGTAACAATCAGGTTGCTTGATCCGCCGCTCCACGAATTTTTGCCTAAGCTTGAAGTGCTTGAAGGAAGAAGAGAGCATCTGAAGATGATTACTCTCGATGGGGATACTGATGAACTCGAGAAGGTAGATCGTGTAATACAGAAGGTGAAAGAATTGAAAGAGTCGAACCCCATGTTAGGTCAAAGAGGAGCGAGACTTGGCATCGTTTTTCCGGAAATCTACGATATGCAGATCGAAGCGATATTTAGAGCCGCGCTGCAATGTATCCATCAAGGGATCAAAGTAATGCCCGAGATCATGATTCCACTGATTGGTCACGCAAATGAGTTATCTGTCCTGCGTAAATTAGTTGATGAAGTAGCAGAGCAGGTACTTAGGGAAGAACGAATTCATTGCCCTTACCGTGTAGGTACGATGATTGAAGTTCCTCGTGCTGCGCTTACGGCGTCACAAATAGCAGAGCATGCCGACTTTTTCTCGTTTGGTACGAATGACCTGACTCAAATGACACTGGGATACAGCCGAGATGATGCAGAGCGGAAGTTTTTAAACCATTATGTAGAACAAAAGATTCTTCCTGCGAATCCATTTGAAGTGTTAGATCAAGAGGGAGTGGGTGAGCTGATCCGCATTGCGCTTGAACAAGGAAGATCCCTTAAACCTGAACTTGCAGCAGGAATCTGCGGAGAACATGCAGGGGAGCGAGATTCTATTTTCTTTTTCCATAACGCGGGACTCGATTATATTAGCTGTTCTCCTTACCGAGTGCCGTTTGCACGGATCGCTGCTGCCCAAGCACAAATTCAAGCTTCAAATATAACGAAGACATCACAAGGTGAGAATAAGGTATCTACTACAGCATAA
- a CDS encoding CBS domain-containing protein gives MNKIELTARQQQIIDIVQKKTPIIGDQIAEQLGLPKPTIRSDLSLLVMTQYLSAKPKVGYFPGERLTAKEPLRTALVNMKVKDIQSVPVVINENATLHEAVVALFLEDVGTLFVINKEGRLSGILSRKDLLKMTLGNQDLSEVPVCMLMTRAVQIIAVTPEDHVVEAAQKMINYEVDSLPVIRTWNQEDGYEVVGRITKTTITKLVVQIAVE, from the coding sequence GTGAATAAAATAGAACTTACCGCGCGCCAGCAGCAAATTATTGACATTGTGCAGAAGAAGACACCGATTATTGGAGATCAGATCGCTGAACAGCTGGGCTTGCCTAAACCGACGATACGCAGCGATCTTTCTCTTCTTGTCATGACACAGTACTTGTCTGCAAAGCCCAAGGTTGGATATTTTCCAGGTGAGCGTCTGACGGCGAAGGAACCGCTTCGAACGGCGCTAGTGAATATGAAAGTTAAAGATATTCAAAGTGTACCGGTCGTTATTAATGAAAATGCGACGCTTCACGAAGCTGTCGTTGCTCTCTTTTTAGAGGACGTGGGGACTCTGTTTGTTATTAATAAAGAAGGTAGACTTTCTGGCATTTTATCTCGAAAAGACCTCCTGAAGATGACGCTTGGGAACCAAGATCTATCCGAAGTGCCAGTATGTATGCTGATGACGAGAGCCGTACAGATCATTGCCGTTACCCCAGAAGATCATGTCGTAGAGGCTGCACAGAAAATGATTAATTATGAAGTGGACAGTCTTCCTGTCATTCGAACGTGGAATCAAGAGGATGGGTATGAAGTCGTTGGCAGAATAACGAAGACTACCATAACCAAGCTTGTCGTTCAGATCGCAGTAGAATAG
- a CDS encoding pyruvate, water dikinase regulatory protein, with amino-acid sequence MQFVAICSDSLGETADLVVRAALHQFESLQIQIKRYPQIRSEEEIRDVMEEVHRMSGFVAYTLVQPELRELIKEESIRLSIRTVDIMGPMMQAFIDTFHDSPTQRPGVLHRLDEDYFRRVEAVEFAVKCDDGKDTSAIRKADIVLLGVSRTSKTPLSIFLAHKGYKVVNYPVVPEIKPPDPLNEAIKGQVIGLTMDAEHLLKIRTERLKVMGLPHGSNYASLARIVEELEYAYNLFDRLGCPVINVTDKAIEETAGMILGYI; translated from the coding sequence ATGCAATTTGTTGCTATATGCTCGGATTCACTCGGGGAGACTGCTGATCTTGTTGTGAGAGCTGCACTACACCAATTTGAATCTTTGCAAATTCAGATTAAACGTTACCCTCAGATTCGCAGTGAGGAAGAGATCCGCGATGTAATGGAAGAAGTTCACCGAATGTCAGGATTTGTTGCTTATACTCTTGTGCAGCCTGAACTTCGTGAACTGATCAAAGAAGAGTCCATTCGGCTGAGTATCCGGACAGTGGATATTATGGGGCCCATGATGCAGGCCTTTATTGATACATTTCATGATTCTCCTACGCAAAGGCCAGGGGTGCTCCATCGCCTGGATGAAGACTATTTTCGCCGGGTAGAAGCCGTTGAGTTTGCAGTGAAATGTGATGACGGAAAAGATACCAGCGCAATTCGAAAAGCGGACATTGTCCTTCTTGGTGTGTCCCGAACTTCGAAAACGCCGCTCAGTATTTTTCTCGCGCATAAAGGATATAAGGTCGTAAATTATCCTGTCGTGCCTGAGATCAAACCCCCTGATCCGCTTAATGAAGCGATCAAGGGTCAAGTCATCGGCCTTACGATGGACGCAGAACATCTGCTCAAAATTCGCACAGAACGTCTAAAAGTCATGGGTTTGCCGCATGGTTCTAATTATGCTTCGCTTGCTAGAATTGTGGAGGAACTCGAATATGCATACAACCTATTTGATCGGTTAGGCTGCCCGGTTATTAATGTTACAGACAAAGCGATTGAAGAAACAGCGGGAATGATACTTGGTTATATATGA
- a CDS encoding GNAT family protein → MFTTTEYQNITIEPFGVEHEPFYMKLREFVKADDQEHVHPANSEIAFVALADRVPAGMIFTYHRPFHPYCTYISLLVLPSSDRMQIASRLLMSLSAHRMVYPLQISVWDTDFAMKQALIKQGFYEIRNTYHVHIATSQCGFIRDEEYVMNRRSDYELLSLSEFLERGQGEEELVHLVKKTYEHTHRANPPGVFDLSRWKAFLHGQDLDSQGSYVALNAANGHCAGFALLHLVSEDGVAELGWRGAASSEPLDLILLLTKEQMTYAADNRIKQLTCEVDSTDPYQMELLHVYPFEPAPAWVTYHKQR, encoded by the coding sequence TTGTTCACAACAACGGAGTACCAGAATATTACGATCGAACCCTTTGGGGTAGAGCATGAACCTTTTTATATGAAGTTAAGAGAGTTCGTAAAAGCAGATGATCAGGAACATGTACACCCGGCGAATTCAGAAATTGCTTTTGTTGCGCTCGCTGATCGAGTTCCAGCAGGCATGATTTTTACCTATCATCGTCCGTTTCATCCCTATTGTACCTATATCTCACTTCTCGTCTTACCTTCAAGTGACCGAATGCAGATTGCATCAAGACTGTTAATGTCTTTATCAGCGCACCGCATGGTATACCCGCTCCAAATCTCGGTTTGGGATACTGACTTTGCAATGAAGCAGGCACTAATTAAGCAAGGTTTCTATGAAATTAGAAATACATATCACGTACATATTGCGACGTCTCAGTGTGGATTTATTAGAGATGAGGAATACGTTATGAACCGCCGCTCAGATTATGAGCTGCTCTCACTGTCAGAGTTCCTTGAGAGAGGACAGGGAGAAGAAGAACTCGTACATCTTGTGAAAAAAACCTATGAACATACGCACCGGGCGAATCCACCGGGTGTGTTTGATTTATCTCGCTGGAAAGCATTCCTGCATGGACAAGATTTGGATTCACAAGGTTCTTATGTTGCTCTCAATGCTGCGAACGGTCATTGTGCCGGATTTGCCTTGCTTCATTTGGTTTCAGAGGATGGTGTGGCGGAACTGGGATGGAGAGGTGCGGCGTCTTCTGAGCCCTTAGATCTAATTCTGCTGCTTACAAAAGAACAAATGACATACGCCGCTGATAACAGGATCAAGCAGCTTACTTGCGAAGTAGACAGTACAGATCCTTACCAAATGGAGCTGCTGCATGTGTATCCGTTTGAACCTGCTCCCGCATGGGTTACTTATCATAAACAAAGATAA
- a CDS encoding DUF3891 family protein, with protein sequence MVIREQAEHFIMIEQHEHARLSGEIAKHLKSEYFIHEKDRQDVIYAITQHDRGWIRLDADPIWNEVTNAPYYFVDYPYAVKLKMYQVGIQEVESVNPYAGYLVSHHFSAFPDIKNGTDPFSISFNQEEKQRQDQLKQQLGLMQESEMKQHYHLLQLCDDLSLYVCMNEPGVSKDKEHPWFQKGLGSAAVLFQERSESVQACWKNEDTVVVQPAPFSESFEAELSYRKVAKKEIQDKGLSKAYHETEPVVQKITYTS encoded by the coding sequence ATGGTGATAAGAGAACAAGCAGAACATTTTATTATGATTGAGCAGCATGAACATGCTAGATTAAGCGGAGAGATCGCCAAACATTTGAAATCGGAATATTTCATACATGAGAAAGATAGACAAGATGTCATTTATGCAATCACACAGCACGATCGTGGGTGGATACGGCTTGATGCCGACCCCATCTGGAATGAAGTCACTAACGCTCCTTATTATTTCGTTGACTACCCTTATGCGGTTAAGCTTAAAATGTACCAAGTCGGAATTCAGGAAGTAGAATCCGTGAATCCGTATGCTGGTTACTTAGTAAGTCACCATTTTTCCGCCTTTCCTGATATTAAGAATGGTACTGATCCATTCAGTATTTCATTTAATCAGGAGGAGAAGCAGAGACAAGACCAACTGAAGCAACAACTGGGCTTGATGCAAGAGTCCGAAATGAAACAACATTATCACTTACTTCAATTATGTGATGATCTCTCTCTTTACGTATGTATGAATGAACCGGGGGTAAGCAAAGACAAGGAACATCCTTGGTTCCAAAAGGGGCTTGGATCCGCTGCGGTTCTTTTTCAAGAAAGATCAGAATCCGTCCAAGCATGTTGGAAAAATGAAGATACGGTGGTGGTGCAGCCTGCCCCGTTTAGTGAGTCTTTTGAGGCAGAGTTATCGTACCGAAAAGTAGCAAAAAAAGAGATTCAAGATAAAGGACTAAGTAAAGCTTATCATGAGACAGAGCCGGTAGTTCAGAAGATTACGTACACATCGTAA
- a CDS encoding LTA synthase family protein produces MKGLQGSLFVVVFVLLLAKFALFRFFVFRDLSLDRLGADALAILVILSLWELISPRKWKGSAYFVLNTLFSLILFAATLYNVQFGSIPTYTTLLSLNQIPQVAGSIGMLIKPMHFLFFADVILMTIWWFYQRMQGKRRMYTKQLSRISIVAVGAICVILSGLTIAKDGTIENETVRADELGFLNYQIAAAIHAKAENKAIAAGNLEETIKKVNDLKSSYPYQSAEKDSDAKPEGYGAMKGKNVIVVQLESFQRFPIGQSVEGQEVTPVLNELVKDSLYFTNVFQQIGQGNTSDAEFISNTSIYPLGTIAMSTGYSDRVLPSLPRLLQNEGYTAETFHVNTVSFWDRIKMYPALHFDQYFDKPYYNNDNFNEMGASDEELFSVGVEKLAELKAQNKPFYAQFVTASSHSPFKVKPEFVKWDTPASIEGTALGEYLTSLNYTDYALGTLIDGLKEQGLWDETVLVVYGDHFGLQNQSTSPEEVEAALGIPYHEQVSRFNIPLIIHVPGIEGQEIETVGGQMDILPTVSNLLGISLEDTKFTAFGQDLLNVDQNVIGMRYYLPTGSFFNNDIMFIPGTGFEDGTAISLETLTPVEDFEKYKSDYDYIMQLMKLSDEYVKLLPKRGL; encoded by the coding sequence ATGAAGGGGCTTCAGGGGTCCTTATTTGTTGTTGTATTTGTCTTACTTTTGGCAAAGTTTGCCTTATTCCGTTTCTTCGTTTTTAGAGACTTATCACTGGACCGTTTAGGTGCAGATGCCCTAGCGATTCTTGTTATTCTAAGCCTATGGGAACTGATTAGTCCGCGCAAATGGAAAGGCAGTGCTTATTTTGTACTAAATACCCTCTTTTCTCTCATTTTGTTCGCAGCAACGCTGTATAACGTGCAGTTTGGCTCTATACCTACTTACACAACACTGCTCAGCTTGAATCAGATTCCACAAGTCGCAGGAAGTATTGGTATGCTCATTAAACCGATGCATTTCTTGTTTTTCGCTGATGTCATTTTAATGACGATTTGGTGGTTCTACCAGCGAATGCAAGGCAAACGCCGCATGTATACAAAACAGCTTTCCCGGATTTCTATCGTTGCGGTCGGAGCCATCTGTGTGATTCTCTCGGGGCTGACGATTGCGAAAGATGGTACGATCGAGAATGAAACCGTTCGTGCTGATGAGCTGGGATTTCTGAATTATCAGATTGCTGCCGCTATTCATGCGAAAGCAGAGAATAAGGCAATCGCCGCTGGGAATCTAGAAGAGACCATTAAGAAAGTTAATGATCTGAAGTCATCTTATCCTTATCAATCCGCGGAGAAAGATTCTGATGCAAAACCAGAAGGATATGGAGCGATGAAAGGTAAAAATGTCATTGTCGTTCAGCTTGAATCTTTCCAGCGTTTCCCGATTGGGCAATCGGTAGAAGGTCAAGAAGTTACACCGGTTCTGAATGAACTTGTAAAAGATAGTCTTTATTTCACAAATGTATTCCAGCAAATTGGTCAGGGAAATACTTCGGATGCTGAATTTATCTCTAATACTTCTATTTATCCGCTTGGTACGATTGCGATGTCTACCGGATATAGCGACCGGGTTCTTCCGAGTCTGCCGAGACTTTTGCAAAATGAAGGATACACAGCAGAGACGTTTCATGTGAACACGGTTAGCTTCTGGGATCGAATCAAGATGTATCCTGCACTCCATTTTGATCAATATTTTGATAAGCCTTATTACAATAATGATAATTTTAATGAGATGGGTGCTTCCGATGAAGAACTATTTAGCGTTGGAGTTGAAAAGCTGGCAGAGTTAAAAGCGCAGAACAAACCTTTTTATGCTCAGTTTGTAACGGCATCGAGCCATTCTCCATTCAAAGTGAAACCGGAATTTGTGAAGTGGGATACTCCTGCTTCTATTGAAGGAACGGCGCTTGGGGAATATTTAACTTCACTGAATTATACGGATTATGCGCTTGGAACGTTGATCGATGGTCTAAAAGAACAAGGATTATGGGATGAAACAGTCCTTGTTGTATATGGTGACCATTTTGGATTACAGAATCAAAGTACTTCCCCAGAAGAGGTCGAAGCAGCGCTCGGTATTCCGTACCATGAACAGGTCAGCCGTTTTAACATTCCTCTAATCATTCATGTGCCAGGGATCGAAGGGCAAGAAATTGAGACGGTCGGCGGTCAGATGGATATTCTGCCTACGGTCAGCAATCTGCTCGGTATTTCACTTGAGGACACGAAATTTACTGCATTCGGTCAGGATCTGCTGAATGTGGATCAAAATGTGATTGGAATGCGATATTACTTGCCAACGGGTTCTTTCTTCAATAATGATATTATGTTTATTCCAGGTACTGGGTTTGAGGACGGAACTGCCATTTCGCTTGAAACCCTGACTCCTGTGGAAGACTTTGAAAAATATAAGTCAGACTATGATTACATTATGCAGCTCATGAAGTTGTCTGATGAATATGTGAAGCTGCTTCCAAAACGCGGGTTATAA
- the infC gene encoding translation initiation factor IF-3 translates to MIKNEKIKASEVQVTGLHGEDLGLMSTKEALKLAKELKVDLVCTSLMTSPPPCKLIGAGAAKQEALAEKRKDRAPKTKEIRLTPQIEEHDYDTKRTQMERILKTGDIVKLVVKIQGKQGEAAKKLLEDFIRDLKPLGKPSTGIQLSGKQAVVELHP, encoded by the coding sequence ATGATTAAAAATGAAAAAATAAAAGCATCGGAAGTGCAAGTAACGGGTCTTCATGGAGAAGATCTCGGTCTAATGTCTACAAAAGAAGCGCTAAAACTAGCAAAGGAGTTGAAAGTGGACTTAGTATGCACCTCACTCATGACAAGTCCGCCGCCTTGCAAACTGATTGGGGCTGGAGCAGCGAAACAGGAAGCACTGGCTGAGAAACGTAAAGACAGAGCACCGAAGACGAAAGAGATCAGGCTGACACCTCAGATTGAGGAGCATGATTATGATACCAAAAGAACACAAATGGAGCGGATTCTAAAGACCGGTGATATTGTAAAGCTGGTTGTGAAGATTCAAGGAAAGCAAGGAGAGGCAGCTAAGAAATTACTTGAAGACTTCATTCGGGATTTAAAACCACTCGGGAAACCAAGTACAGGAATCCAGCTTAGCGGTAAACAGGCGGTTGTGGAATTACATCCTTAA
- a CDS encoding manganese-dependent inorganic pyrophosphatase, with translation MEKTLIFGHKNPDTDTICSALAYADLKNKLGLEAEAVRLGEVNGETQYALDYFGVAAPRLVETVANEVNKVILVDHNERQQSVSDIDQVQVTEVIDHHRIANFETSQPLYYRAEPVGCTATILNKLYKENNVEITKPVAGLMLSAIISDSLLFKSPTCTGQDIAAAEELAAIAGVDAKVYGLDMLKAGADLSKKSIAQLLTLDAKEFQMGNSKVEIAQVNTVDVNDVLAKQEELEAAISANVQVKNLDLFLFVITDILNNDSVALAIGDKAEAVERAYGVQLIENKALLKGVVSRKSQIVPVLTEALA, from the coding sequence ATGGAGAAAACTTTAATCTTTGGCCACAAAAATCCCGACACGGATACGATCTGCTCTGCACTCGCATATGCTGATCTGAAAAACAAACTGGGCTTAGAAGCAGAGGCGGTACGTCTTGGCGAAGTGAACGGTGAAACTCAGTATGCTCTTGATTACTTTGGCGTTGCTGCACCGCGTCTAGTTGAGACGGTTGCGAATGAAGTAAACAAAGTCATTTTGGTAGACCATAATGAACGTCAGCAAAGTGTAAGTGATATTGATCAAGTACAAGTTACTGAAGTAATTGATCATCATCGTATTGCAAATTTTGAGACAAGCCAGCCGTTATATTATCGTGCGGAACCTGTTGGCTGTACTGCGACTATTCTGAATAAGCTGTATAAAGAAAACAATGTAGAAATCACGAAGCCAGTCGCTGGTTTGATGTTGTCTGCTATTATCTCTGATTCTCTTTTGTTTAAATCCCCTACGTGCACAGGGCAGGATATAGCTGCTGCAGAGGAACTTGCTGCCATTGCCGGCGTAGATGCTAAAGTATATGGTCTTGATATGTTAAAAGCAGGTGCGGATCTGAGCAAAAAATCAATTGCACAGCTTCTGACACTGGATGCAAAAGAGTTCCAAATGGGTAACTCCAAAGTGGAAATTGCACAAGTAAACACAGTAGATGTTAATGATGTGCTTGCAAAACAAGAGGAACTTGAAGCGGCCATTTCTGCAAATGTTCAGGTGAAAAACTTGGATCTATTCCTTTTCGTAATTACAGATATTCTAAATAATGATTCTGTTGCTCTTGCCATCGGTGATAAAGCAGAAGCGGTAGAACGTGCTTACGGTGTACAACTTATTGAGAATAAGGCACTGCTCAAAGGTGTTGTATCTCGTAAATCTCAGATTGTTCCTGTCCTTACAGAAGCATTAGCATAA
- a CDS encoding hemolysin family protein, producing the protein MDDIGLKLFLFVVLIGLTAFFVATEFAIIKLRPSRIDQLVLEGRRGALAVQKVTSNLDGYLSACQLGITITALGLGWLGEPTVAILIEPLLERFGIAAEIGHIVSFITAFAIVTFLHVVVGELAPKTMAIQKAETVTFLVARPIMLFYKIMYPFIWLLNGSANGLVRIFGLKPASEHEDAHSEEEIQIILSESYQSGKINNTEYGYVNRIFAFDDLLAKEIMIPRTDMVCLYTNNTFDQNMEIIRREQYTRFPVAHQGKDQIIGMINTKQMFLNYEEGKSVDLKQFMHPVLTVSEATAVNDLLKRMQKEQVHLAVLVDEFGGTAGLVTIEDILEEIVGEIRDEFDTEERKEIEQLGELHYIVDGKIQLDQIADMTGIHFDLETADTIGGWLYTILLNPKPGQTHLHQGLLFTVKEVGRNRVKKVEFKKAPEVMENSMEPEPTVSF; encoded by the coding sequence ATGGATGACATAGGACTGAAATTGTTTTTGTTTGTTGTATTAATTGGGCTTACGGCTTTCTTCGTAGCTACTGAATTTGCCATTATTAAGTTACGACCAAGCCGCATTGATCAATTAGTACTGGAAGGACGCAGAGGTGCACTTGCCGTACAGAAAGTGACATCCAATCTGGATGGTTACTTGTCTGCGTGTCAGCTTGGTATTACGATAACAGCTCTAGGACTTGGATGGCTCGGTGAGCCTACTGTAGCAATATTGATTGAACCGTTGCTTGAACGATTCGGCATTGCTGCAGAAATTGGCCATATCGTTTCTTTCATTACTGCCTTTGCTATCGTTACCTTCTTGCACGTCGTTGTGGGTGAACTCGCTCCGAAAACAATGGCTATTCAGAAAGCAGAAACTGTGACCTTCCTGGTTGCAAGACCCATTATGTTGTTCTATAAAATCATGTATCCTTTTATATGGCTTTTAAACGGATCTGCCAATGGCTTGGTTCGAATTTTCGGATTGAAACCAGCAAGTGAACATGAAGATGCTCACTCTGAAGAAGAGATACAGATTATTTTATCTGAAAGCTATCAGAGCGGAAAAATAAATAATACAGAATACGGATATGTAAATCGTATTTTTGCTTTTGACGACTTATTAGCGAAAGAAATTATGATCCCTCGTACGGATATGGTTTGTCTTTATACAAATAATACGTTTGATCAGAACATGGAAATTATCCGCCGTGAACAGTACACACGCTTTCCTGTTGCCCATCAAGGGAAAGATCAGATTATAGGAATGATTAATACAAAACAAATGTTCCTTAATTATGAGGAAGGTAAAAGTGTTGATCTCAAACAATTCATGCACCCCGTTCTTACCGTATCTGAAGCAACAGCGGTTAATGATTTGTTAAAACGCATGCAGAAAGAACAAGTTCATCTCGCCGTATTAGTAGACGAATTCGGTGGCACAGCCGGGCTTGTCACTATTGAAGATATTTTGGAAGAAATCGTTGGCGAAATTCGAGATGAATTTGACACGGAAGAACGCAAAGAAATTGAACAACTTGGGGAACTTCACTACATCGTAGATGGAAAAATTCAGCTTGATCAAATCGCAGATATGACGGGAATACATTTTGATCTGGAAACAGCGGATACGATTGGTGGATGGTTGTATACCATCTTGCTTAACCCGAAACCTGGTCAAACACATCTTCATCAAGGTCTCCTCTTTACAGTCAAAGAAGTAGGACGCAACCGAGTGAAGAAAGTCGAATTTAAGAAAGCACCAGAAGTTATGGAGAATAGTATGGAACCTGAACCTACGGTTTCGTTCTAA